One Suricata suricatta isolate VVHF042 chromosome 15, meerkat_22Aug2017_6uvM2_HiC, whole genome shotgun sequence DNA segment encodes these proteins:
- the GEM gene encoding GTP-binding protein GEM isoform X1 yields the protein MEEAREQWVMLTDPAMTLNNVTMRQGTVAMQPQQQRWSIPADGRHLMVQKETHQYGQRGRHSAAPEDHCRQSWSSDSTDSVISSESGSTYYRVVLIGEQGVGKSTLANIFAGVHDSMDSDCEVLGEDTYERTLIVDGESATVILLDMWENKGENEWLQDHCMQVGDAYLIVYSITDRASFEKASELRIQLRRARQTEDIPIILVGNKSDLVRCREVSVSEGRACAVVFDCKLIETSAAVQHNVKELFEGIVRQVRLRRDSKEKNERRLAYQKRRESIPRKARRFWGKIVAKNNKNMAFKLKSKSCHDLSVL from the exons ATGGAGGAAGCCCGAGAGCAGTGGGTGATGTTGAcg GACCCAGCAATGACTCTGAACAATGTCACCATGCGCCAGGGCACTGTGGCCATGCAGCCGCAGCAGCAGCGCTGGAGCATCCCAGCCGACGGCAGGCATCTGATGGTTCAGAAGGAGACCCACCAGTACGGCCAGCGCGGCCGTCACTCTGCCGCCCCAGAAGACCACTGCCGCCAGAGCTGGTCCTCCGACTCCACAGACTCCGTCATCTCCTCCGAGTCGGGGAGCACCTACTACCGGGTGGTGCTCATaggggagcagggggtgggcaaGTCCACTCTGGCCAACATCTTTGCAGGTGTACATGACAGCATGGACAGCGACTGCGAGGTGCTGGGAG AAGATACATATGAGCGAACGCTGATTGTTGACGGGGAAAGTGCAACAGTTATACTTCTGGACATGTGGGAAAACAAG GGAGAGAATGAATGGCTCCAGGACCACTGCATGCAAGTCGGGGACGCCTACCTGATTGTCTACTCCATCACGGACCGAGCCAGCTTCGAGAAGGCATCTGAGCTGCGAATCCAGCTCCGCCGGGCTCGGCAGACAGAGGACATTCCTATAATTTTGGTTGGCAACAAAAGTGACCTGGTGCGGTGCCGGGAAGTGTCTGTATCAG AAGGGAGAGCGTGTGCTGTGGTGTTCGACTGCAAGCTCATTGAGACGTCTGCGGCTGTCCAGCACAACGTGAAGGAGCTGTTTGAGGGCATCGTGCGGCAGGTCCGCCTTCGGCGGGACAGCAAGGAGAAGAACGAGCGGCGGCTGGCCTaccagaaaaggagggagagcatCCCCAGGAAAGCCAGGCGCTTCTGGGGCAAGATCGTGGCCAAAAACAACAAGAACATGGCCTTCAAGCTCAAGTCCAAATCCTGCCATGACCTCTCTGTGCTCTAG
- the GEM gene encoding GTP-binding protein GEM isoform X2, whose translation MTLNNVTMRQGTVAMQPQQQRWSIPADGRHLMVQKETHQYGQRGRHSAAPEDHCRQSWSSDSTDSVISSESGSTYYRVVLIGEQGVGKSTLANIFAGVHDSMDSDCEVLGEDTYERTLIVDGESATVILLDMWENKGENEWLQDHCMQVGDAYLIVYSITDRASFEKASELRIQLRRARQTEDIPIILVGNKSDLVRCREVSVSEGRACAVVFDCKLIETSAAVQHNVKELFEGIVRQVRLRRDSKEKNERRLAYQKRRESIPRKARRFWGKIVAKNNKNMAFKLKSKSCHDLSVL comes from the exons ATGACTCTGAACAATGTCACCATGCGCCAGGGCACTGTGGCCATGCAGCCGCAGCAGCAGCGCTGGAGCATCCCAGCCGACGGCAGGCATCTGATGGTTCAGAAGGAGACCCACCAGTACGGCCAGCGCGGCCGTCACTCTGCCGCCCCAGAAGACCACTGCCGCCAGAGCTGGTCCTCCGACTCCACAGACTCCGTCATCTCCTCCGAGTCGGGGAGCACCTACTACCGGGTGGTGCTCATaggggagcagggggtgggcaaGTCCACTCTGGCCAACATCTTTGCAGGTGTACATGACAGCATGGACAGCGACTGCGAGGTGCTGGGAG AAGATACATATGAGCGAACGCTGATTGTTGACGGGGAAAGTGCAACAGTTATACTTCTGGACATGTGGGAAAACAAG GGAGAGAATGAATGGCTCCAGGACCACTGCATGCAAGTCGGGGACGCCTACCTGATTGTCTACTCCATCACGGACCGAGCCAGCTTCGAGAAGGCATCTGAGCTGCGAATCCAGCTCCGCCGGGCTCGGCAGACAGAGGACATTCCTATAATTTTGGTTGGCAACAAAAGTGACCTGGTGCGGTGCCGGGAAGTGTCTGTATCAG AAGGGAGAGCGTGTGCTGTGGTGTTCGACTGCAAGCTCATTGAGACGTCTGCGGCTGTCCAGCACAACGTGAAGGAGCTGTTTGAGGGCATCGTGCGGCAGGTCCGCCTTCGGCGGGACAGCAAGGAGAAGAACGAGCGGCGGCTGGCCTaccagaaaaggagggagagcatCCCCAGGAAAGCCAGGCGCTTCTGGGGCAAGATCGTGGCCAAAAACAACAAGAACATGGCCTTCAAGCTCAAGTCCAAATCCTGCCATGACCTCTCTGTGCTCTAG